A window from Dermacentor variabilis isolate Ectoservices unplaced genomic scaffold, ASM5094787v1 scaffold_16, whole genome shotgun sequence encodes these proteins:
- the LOC142568110 gene encoding uncharacterized protein LOC142568110: MFAYVQYIFDGKTAVVKHCAISDFKPKNVADFQPTKCYSVYWPGDDSTDGDFYEARILHLTESMEEMEAYMEKRPRKVVVDLPKGRKRNKEKVEQSQKKLRTDARKRSELELADEVLQDDESDFVTRSAYTALQLELQAVQSELDSLQEQLKESTHVVSSAQQVPQDQSSALLRGTCICAEKHYKELKEEMQQLRAMNMELQKTLSYKLFQSESRVVYATSFDVSVRAQPDPVTPLSIGGKFYVLLSLCYFDILGSTTRVVPAPRVHCQTGRARLPLQRTTVPEELAQRESATVVQKDAAAADSPECGTAQNYDAAASNFDRLEELESVETLAPAPSENIAMLAIYMGDVTKEVADKRMKMVRKHLSQKLGDVQRC; this comes from the exons ATGTTTGCGTACGTGCAATACATATTCGATGGCAAGACGGCTGTCGTGAAGCACTGCGCGATAAGCGACTTCAAGCCCAAGAACGTTGCCGATTTCCAGCCCACCAAATGTTACAGCGTTTACTGGCCTGGAGACGACAGCACAGACGGCGATTTTTATGAAGCGCGGATCCTGCATCTCACTG AATCGATGGAGGAGATGGAAGCATACATGGAAAAGCGCCCCAGGAAGGTTGTGGTGGACTTACCAAAAGGACggaaaaggaacaaagaaaag GTGGAGCAGTCCCAAAAAAAGTTGAGGACTGATGCACGCAAGAGGTCTGAGCTGGAGCTGGCGGACGAAGTCCTGCAGGACGACGAGTCCGACTTCGTCACCAGAAGTGCTTATACAGCTTTACAGCTGGAGCTGCAAGCTGTGCAGAGTGAGCTTGACAGCTTGCAAGAACAATTGAAGGAAAGCACTCATGTAGTCTCCTCGGCGCAGCAGGTTCCTCAAGATCAAAGCAGTGCCTTGCTAAGAGGCACTTGCATATGTGCCGAGAAGCACTATAAGGAGCTGAAGGAAGAAATGCAGCAGCTTCGTGCCATGAACATGGAGCTGCAAAAGACGCTCTCCTACAAGCTTTTTCAGAGTG AAAGCAGAGTTGTGTACGCCACATCATTTGATGTGTCGGTACGGGCGCAGCCGGACCCTGTCACCCCTTTGAGCATTGGAGGCAAGTTCTATGTTCTGCT CAGTTTGTGTTATTTTGATATTCTAGGGTCCACAACCCGTGTTGTGCCAGCACCAAGGGTGCACTGTCAGACGG GACGTGCAAGACTCCCACTTCAGAGGACCACCGTCCCAGAGGAGTTGGCCCAGAGAG AATCTGCAACTGTCGTCCAaaaggatgctgctgctgctgattctcCAGAATGTGGAACTGCTCAGAACTATGATGCTGCAGCATCAAATTTTGACAGATTAGAGGAGTTGG AGTCTGTGGAAACCTTGGCACCAGCACCATCGGAAAATATAG CGATGCTTGCCATCTACATGGGTGATGTTACAAAGGAGGTGGCGGACAAGCGGATGAAGATGGTCCGTAAACATCTGTCGCAGAAGCTTGGCGATGTGCAGCGGTGTTGA